Genomic DNA from Brenneria izadpanahii:
TCGGTCCACTGAATACATCATATAACCGAGCCCGCAGAGGACGGACACCAATATCATTTTTTTTGTATCTGTATTCATAATTTCCCCGGTTGATAATGTTAGCAACGAGAATTGAATTTCACCTCGGCAACCGGATAATGGCCGCCGATATTTTTCTATGTCGGAGATAAGGCGACGTTTCCGCAGCCTAGCAACACGCTAGATGACGCTGTTTACAGGTCGCCAGAACGTCGTCGGGATCGCGCAGCCACCAGTTTTTGGCCGAGAAAATCTCCACTTCGTGAAAGCCGCGGTATCCTTGCGCTTCCACCGTCCAGCGCGCCCCGCGGATATCGATAACGCCATCGCCCATCATGCCGCGATCGAGCAGCAGATCTTGCGTCGATGCCAGCCAGTCGCAGATATGAAAAGCGAGCAGCCGCGATTTTCCGGCGCGCTTAATCTGTTGCGCGAATTTGGGGTCCCACCAGGTGTGGTAGAGATCGACCGCGATCCCCAAACCGTCATCGCCCAGTTCGTCGCACAGATCGTTGGCTTGTTCGAGCGTGTTGACGCAGGCGCGATCGGCGGCGTACATCGGATGCAGCGGCTCGATAGCCAACGGCATAGACACCGAACGCGAATACTCCAGCATCGCCGCCAGCCCATCCCGCACCTGCACACGGGCCTGACCGAGATCCTTGCTGCCTTCCGGCAGGCCGCCGACCACCAGCACCAGGCACTGCGCGTTCAACTCCAGCGCTTCATCCACCGCACGGCGGTTATCGTCATCGTTGCGGCGGCGCTGCTGCTCGGTCGCGCCGGGAAACATGCCGCCGCGGCAGTAGCCGGTCACCGTCAACTGGTGACTGCGGATACGGCGCGCGGCTTCCTTCACGCCAAGGGCATGCGTTTGATCGCGCCACGGGGAAATGCCGCGGATCTCATGACGGGCGCAGCCGTCAATGATTTTATCGAGCGTCCACTGCTGACGAACCGTGGCCGTATTCAGTGAAAGCAGATTGGCGTCGGGCTGTTGGTTGTGATGTTCAGACATCGGTATGACTCCTCATTCAGCGCCATCATTTATGGTTCAACGCGGGAACGTCTATCCAGCGGCGTTCGCGCCAGCTTTGCAGCGCAAGCTCCACCAACTGCACCCCTTTCGCCCCTTCCAGCAGATTCCATTTGAAATCCCCCTCGCCCCACACATGGCGCAGGAACAGCTCCCATTGCGCTTTGAAAGCGTTGTCATAGATTTGATTTTCAGGCATCAACGCCCAGTCTTGATAAAAGTCATGGGTTTGACGGACATCGGGATTCCACACCGGTTTGGGGGTATTGACGCTGGACTGGGTACGGCAGTCTGTCAGACCGGCCACGGCGGAACCATTGACGCCGTCCACTTGAAAAGTAACCAGATCATCGCGCCGAACGCGCACGCACCACGAGCTATTGATTTGCACCACCACGCCGTTGCGCAGTTCAAACGTGGCATAGGCCGCATCGTCGGCCGTTGCGGCGTAAGGCTGGCCGTTTTCATCCCAGCGCCGCGGGATATGCGTCGCGCCGAAACAGCTCAGACTTTTTATTTCGCCGAACAGATTGTCGATGACGTAACGCCAGTGGCAAACCATATCCAGAATGATGCCGCCGCCATCCTGCCGACGGTAATTCCAGGAAGGACGCTGGGCGGGCTGTAAATCGCCGTCAAAAACCCAGTAGCCGAATTCGCCGCGCACGGAAAGCACTTTGCCGAAAAAGCCGGATTGGTTCAGCATCTGTAGTTTCTGTAAACCGGGCAGCCAGAGTTTGTCCTGCACAACGCCGTGCTTCACCCCGCGTTCTTCGGCGAAGCGATAGAGATCGAGCGCCTCCTCCAGACCGACCGCGACGGGCTTTTCGCTGTAGATATGCTTGCCGGCGGCGATCGCTCGCTTCAATAGTCCCGGACGGGCCTGCGTCGTGGCGGCGTCAAAAAAAATAACGTCCTGCGGATTGCCGAGCGCCTGCTCCAGATCGGTCGTCCAGCGTTCTATCCGGTACTTGCGGGCAAGCGCGGCGACTTTCTCTTCATTGCGGCCCACCAAAATGGGATCGGGCATTAATCGATCGCCGTTCGCCAACGCCACGCCGCCCTGCTGGCGAATCGCGACGATGGAACGAATCAGATGCTGGTTTTTCCCCATGCGGCCGGTAACGCCATGCATGATAATGCCAATAGAGTGTGTCGCCATTGATAGCTCCCCCTGGAGTTCTGATTAACGCTTTCGCGATAACTAGTTGTTATTTTTATTAAAAATGCGGGACATTCAGCCCACCGTCGACGTTGATGATTTGCCCGACGGTAAACGGCAGTTTCCCCGCCGCCGCGGTCTGCACCGCCAGAGCGACATCCTGCGTTTCCCCCCAGCGCTTCATCGGCACCAGCCCATCGGCAATCTGTCGGTCGTATTTAGGCTTCACCACGCGGGTCATATCCGTGTTGATAATGCCGGGCCGGATCTCATAAACGCCGATCCCTTCTTCGGCCAAACGTAAGGCGAAAAGCTGGGTGACCATGCTGGCCGCCGCTTTGGAGATACAGTATTCGGCGCGGCTGATCGACAGGATCGAGGCGCTGCATGAAGTGATATTGATGATGCTGCGGTGGCGCCCGTTAAGCTCGCCCTGTTGCAGCATGACGCGCGCGGCGCGCTGGCTGAGAAAAAACATCGCCTGCGCATTGACATCCAGGCAGTACTGATAGTTTTCGGCGCTGACGTCCAGCAAATCGCCACGCTGTTTGGCGGCGGTGCCGGCATTATTGACCAGACAATCCAACCTGCCCCAGCGTTCAAGAATCCGATCCAGCATCGGTTGATGTTGTTCAAGCTGCGCCACGTTGCCGGAGCAAGCTATCGCCTCTACGCCGTACCCTGCGAGAAGATCGACCAATTCCTGCTGGCGCAGCACGCCTTCAGGGGTATCCCGTCCGTTGATCGCCACATTGAATCCCTGTTTAGCCAGTTCAATGGCGCACTGCCTGCCAATTCCCCGCGTAGAGCCGGTAATCAGCGCCACTGGGCGAGTTGTTGTCGTCATACGTTCTCCATATCTTTATTATTCAATACGTTATAATCAACCAACCGTTTGGTTATTTGACGATTCTAGAGCGTGTTCAGGACAAAAAAAATGATCCAACTCGCATAATCAACCAGATGGTTGATACATTTTTGAGCAGGATCACAATGTCGATCATTGCGCGGATCGTTGGGTTTTATACCGCCGCCGCACCTTGCCGGTTTGCCGCTTTCATTCGGGCTCCAGGGAAAAGTTTAAAAATCGGCGCCTGGCGCTTCACGCCGTGCGCCATGATGAGTTTGTCGCCAAACTTAGCGCCGGTCATTGTTATTGCGCCCTTGCGCTATGGTAGGATTAGGCGCGTTATCAATGGTTTTTCGCTGGCAAAAAATACATCTGATCAATACTTTGAGGTGGCGGCGTGGCAGAAACAGCAAAATCTAAACGTAAACGTGACCCGGCGCTTACCCAGGCGAGGATCCTGGCCGCGGCAAGCAAAGAATTTGCGGAGAAAGGATTTGACGGCGCCCGCGTTGAGCAAATCGCCAGTCAGGCGGATATCAACAAACAGCTTATTTATCATTATTTCAATAATAAAGATGAGCTGTTCACCCGCGTGCTGGAAGACGCCTATCGGGGAATTCGCAAGGAAGAGGCGGCGCTGCAACTGGACCATCTGCCGGCGGATCAGGCGATCCTGCAACTGGTGGACTTCACCTGGCATTACTATCTGGAGCATCCCGAATTTATTCGGCTGCTAAGTAGTGAAAACCAGCAAAAAGCCCGTCATCTGAAAGCCTCGCGCAATATCGACGATATCAATCTAAGCTGGCAAGGGATCTCGCAGTCGCTCATCGAGCGCGGCGAACGGGAAGGGACCGTAAAAGCCGGGCTGGACGCCATGCAGTTGAATATTTCTATTTCCGCTCTCGGTTTTTTCTATCTGATAAACTGTTCCACTCTCTCCATCGTCTACCAGCAGGATCTCACCGCGCCGGAAGCGTTGGATAACCGGTTGGCCGCAATGCGGGACGCCATCGCCTGCTGGATACGGCCAACGCCATCACCCGCTTACTGAACCTCCACCCACAGCGGATAATGATCGGAACCCTGGCCGTCGGTATTCGCCCAGCAGCGGCGCACCCGCCGGCCCAACGTCGGCGTCAGCAGACAGTGATCGATACGCCCGCCCGCATTCGGATGGGTGACGCCGCTCTCTTCCGCCTGCCCCGCCGCTACCCAGGCGTCCATCAGGCCGTTATGACGGATCAGCCGGCCGTGTTCCGGCGATACCGGCCCTATCAACCGGCTATACTCCCGGCTGCCCGGCAGAAAATTCAGATCCCCCATCAGAATCATCTCCGCGGGCATCGGCGGCATGCCGCCTTCCGTCCAGCCCGCGCGGGGATCGGGATGTCCGCCGCACCAGGCGCCGCCTTCATCCGGCGCCTGAGCGAAAATCGACAGCATCGCCTCTATCTGCGGCAGGCGCGTTTCCGCGCACAGGTGGCTCAGGTGAGTGTTGTACACGCGCAATGCCGACGCGCCGGTATCGATCACCGCTTCCAGCACCCCTTGCTGAATGGAGTGCTGAGTCAGCGTGCCGAACTTCGGCAACGGGAAATTACGGCTGGAAATAATCGGCCAGCGGGAAAGCGTCAGCGTGCCGAACTGACGGCGGCGGTTATGCACCCGGCCGTCGGCTTCCACGACGCTGGCGTCCATATCGAGGTTGGCGCCGTATACCCAGTAATAGTTTTTCAGCAGTTCCCCAAACTCCGCGGCTTCATCCCGCATGCCTGAACGCTGCCAGAAACGCTCGACCTCCTGCATGCAGATAATATCCGCCCCCTGCACCTCATCGGCGATGCGCGCCAAATCGTAACGGCCGTCGCGGCCAAGGCCGTACTGTATGTTGTAGCTGACAATAAGCATGATTTAACCTGTTACCAAAGAGAGTTAGCCTGCCGTTTGGCAGGACGTTGATCGGAAGAAAGAAAAGAAACGGCCGCGCCGGGCAGACGATAGCCATCGGCGTCAAACAGCAGCAGCGACGCATACGGCAGCGACACGCCGAGCGACGCGCCGGGGCCGTACTGCGCCGCCGCGCCGGCCACCAGCGCCTGGAGCGATCCCAACGGCGTATGCAGACGGTACAGCACTTCCCGGCCCATCGGCTCCACCTGTTCGATAACCCCGTCCAGAACGCCGCCGCCCGCCGCGGTCAGCGAGACATCCTCCGGACGAATGCCCAGCGTCAGCGCTCCGCGATAAGGCTGCGATAGCCAGAGACGGCATTCGCCCACCTGCGCTTCATCGCCGCTCGCCGCCCCCGGCAGCAGGGTGATGGGCGGCGAACCGATAAAGCCGGCGACAAAGGTATTGGCCGGCTGACGGTACAGCGCTTCCGGCGTACCGATCTGTTCCACCCGGCCTTTGTTCATGCAGATAATGCGGCTGGCCATAGTCATGGCCTCGATCTGATCGTGCGTCACCATCAGCGTGGTGGCGCCGGTACGGGCATGAATGGCTTTCAATTCCGCCCGCATCGCCATACGCAGCGTGGCGTCCAGATTGGACAGCGGTTCATCCAGCAACAGCAGCGACGGCTGCTTGACCAGCGCCCGCGCCAACGCCACCCGCTGCTGCTGTCCGCCGGATAGCTGCGACGGTTTGCGATCCAGCAACTCATCCACCATGACCAGCTCCGCCGCCTCGCGGATGCGCCGCTCGCTCAGTTGCCGATCGACCGGCTTAAAACGCAGCGGGAAAGCGATGTTGTCATAGACATTCAGATGCGGGTACAGCGCGTAGGACTGAAAGACCACGCCGACATTGCGGTCGCGGGCATCGACGCCGTTGACCGATTGACCGTCAAACAGGATGCGTCCCTGCGTCGGCGCATAAAGCCCGGCCAGCAGAAACAGCGTCGTGGATTTGCCGCAGCCCGACGGACCGAGGATCGCCACAAATTCGCCATCGTCGATAGTCAGATCGACGGGATGCAGCACCTGTGTATCGCCCCAGGCTTTCGCCACCCCTTCAAGAACAATTTCCGCCATGATTCAACCCTTGATTCCACCGACGCTCATCTGCGTCAGATATTTTTGCGTAAACAGATACAGCACGATCACCGGCAGGATGTAGATAATGCCGACGGCGGCGATCAGGCCGGAATCCGCCCCCATGCTGTCTTGCGATGTCCAGAACAGATACAGGCTCATGGTCATCCGGTTGCTGTCGATCAGCAGGGTGCGCACGAAGATGTACTCCTCCCACCCGCGCAGAAACGCGAAGGTGGCGATGGCAATCACGCCGCCGACCACCTGCGGCAGCACCACCATCCGAAAAGCCTGAAAACGGCTGGCGCCGTCGGTAATGGCGCTCATTTCGATGTTCCAGGAGACGCCGTCGAAGAAGCCCTTCATCACAAAGATGGCGAACGGCAGTTCCAGCGCGCACATCACCAGCATCACGCCGAACAGGCTGTTCAACATTCCCATCCAGTAAATCTGGATGAAAATAGCCACCGTCAGCGCCATCACCGGAAAGGCGTGCAGCAGCAACAGCGTTTTCAACATGCCTTCACGCCGCCGGAATCCCAGGCGGGACAAGGCGTAAGCGGCGGGCACCGCCAGCAGCGTCACCAACAGCGTATGCCCGGCGGCGAACAGAAAGGAGTTGCCCAACGCGGCCCAGATCGACGGCAGCGTATTACTTTTCGCGCCCGCCGCCTGTATGTCCGGGTTCCATAAAAAACGGTAGTTGTGCAGCGTGAGCTGCGGCGCCACCAGTAGAACCAGCAGCAGCAGCGCCATCAGCCCGACCATCCAGCGCAGGCGCGCGATATGGGTTTCATTGCGCACCCGGCAGGCGATGACCATCAGCAGCGCAAACGCCAGCCCCGCGATGGCCAGCAACTGCCACAACACATGAAATTCGGCGCTGCCGTCGCGGTTGGTGAACGAGATCGCCAACAGCCACAGATAAGGCACAAACACCGGAATGGAAACCAGCGTCAGGAAGGCGATCACCCCGCTCATAAAACCCAGCCGGTTCCAGCGCGAACGCGCCGCCCGGCGCGCCCAGTCAATACGAACAACATCGGTCATCGCAGTACCTCAATACGCGGCGGAGCAAACTGATCCCGCATGTTCATCATTCGCCATTGCAGCAGCGTCAGCAGCACGCCAAACAGCATCAGCCCCAGCGCCAGCATCGCGCCGTATCCATACGCCCCGGACTCGAAGGCGCGGCGATAGATGTAAAGCGCATACGTCGTGGTGTCGTACACCGGCCCGCCGCCGGTCAGCAGCAGGATATATTCGTAGGTCACCATCAGCGACAGCGCCTGATACATGGCGATAAAGCGCGCCGGACCGGCGATCGCCGGCAGCACCACATGGCGGATCACCGACCACTCCCCTGCGCCGTCCACGCGCGCGGCATGCCAGAGGTGCGCAGGAATGGCGCGAATAGTGGAAGTCAGGATCACCATGGCGAAAGACGCGCCCACCAGACCATTGGCGACCACAATCAGCAGCATCGGATGATCATTACGGATATTCAGCGGCGGCAGCCCAAGCAGGTTGATCGTTATCTGGTTGAGCAAACCGTGCGGCGACGAATCCACCGCCCATATCCACAGCAGCGCATACAGCACCGAGGGCGAAATGCGCGGCAGAAACCAGATGCCGCGAAACAGCGCGCCGAAGCGAGCAGGGATGGCGGTGGTGGCGATCGCCAGTACGATCCCCAACCCCAGATTGAACAGCAGCAGCGTGGCGCAGACATACGCCAGCGTGGTCAGCAGGATCGCGGGCATCCGCCTATCGG
This window encodes:
- a CDS encoding carbohydrate ABC transporter permease; this encodes MSVILPQRTSRTRPLLYMAPAISVLAVFFIAPILLNLVIAFSDTGSNLEIARFSADNLARLLVSDRRMPAILLTTLAYVCATLLLFNLGLGIVLAIATTAIPARFGALFRGIWFLPRISPSVLYALLWIWAVDSSPHGLLNQITINLLGLPPLNIRNDHPMLLIVVANGLVGASFAMVILTSTIRAIPAHLWHAARVDGAGEWSVIRHVVLPAIAGPARFIAMYQALSLMVTYEYILLLTGGGPVYDTTTYALYIYRRAFESGAYGYGAMLALGLMLFGVLLTLLQWRMMNMRDQFAPPRIEVLR
- a CDS encoding carbohydrate ABC transporter permease — its product is MTDVVRIDWARRAARSRWNRLGFMSGVIAFLTLVSIPVFVPYLWLLAISFTNRDGSAEFHVLWQLLAIAGLAFALLMVIACRVRNETHIARLRWMVGLMALLLLVLLVAPQLTLHNYRFLWNPDIQAAGAKSNTLPSIWAALGNSFLFAAGHTLLVTLLAVPAAYALSRLGFRRREGMLKTLLLLHAFPVMALTVAIFIQIYWMGMLNSLFGVMLVMCALELPFAIFVMKGFFDGVSWNIEMSAITDGASRFQAFRMVVLPQVVGGVIAIATFAFLRGWEEYIFVRTLLIDSNRMTMSLYLFWTSQDSMGADSGLIAAVGIIYILPVIVLYLFTQKYLTQMSVGGIKG
- a CDS encoding endonuclease/exonuclease/phosphatase family protein, whose product is MLIVSYNIQYGLGRDGRYDLARIADEVQGADIICMQEVERFWQRSGMRDEAAEFGELLKNYYWVYGANLDMDASVVEADGRVHNRRRQFGTLTLSRWPIISSRNFPLPKFGTLTQHSIQQGVLEAVIDTGASALRVYNTHLSHLCAETRLPQIEAMLSIFAQAPDEGGAWCGGHPDPRAGWTEGGMPPMPAEMILMGDLNFLPGSREYSRLIGPVSPEHGRLIRHNGLMDAWVAAGQAEESGVTHPNAGGRIDHCLLTPTLGRRVRRCWANTDGQGSDHYPLWVEVQ
- a CDS encoding ABC transporter ATP-binding protein, which gives rise to MAEIVLEGVAKAWGDTQVLHPVDLTIDDGEFVAILGPSGCGKSTTLFLLAGLYAPTQGRILFDGQSVNGVDARDRNVGVVFQSYALYPHLNVYDNIAFPLRFKPVDRQLSERRIREAAELVMVDELLDRKPSQLSGGQQQRVALARALVKQPSLLLLDEPLSNLDATLRMAMRAELKAIHARTGATTLMVTHDQIEAMTMASRIICMNKGRVEQIGTPEALYRQPANTFVAGFIGSPPITLLPGAASGDEAQVGECRLWLSQPYRGALTLGIRPEDVSLTAAGGGVLDGVIEQVEPMGREVLYRLHTPLGSLQALVAGAAAQYGPGASLGVSLPYASLLLFDADGYRLPGAAVSFLSSDQRPAKRQANSLW
- a CDS encoding sugar phosphate isomerase/epimerase family protein, with the protein product MSEHHNQQPDANLLSLNTATVRQQWTLDKIIDGCARHEIRGISPWRDQTHALGVKEAARRIRSHQLTVTGYCRGGMFPGATEQQRRRNDDDNRRAVDEALELNAQCLVLVVGGLPEGSKDLGQARVQVRDGLAAMLEYSRSVSMPLAIEPLHPMYAADRACVNTLEQANDLCDELGDDGLGIAVDLYHTWWDPKFAQQIKRAGKSRLLAFHICDWLASTQDLLLDRGMMGDGVIDIRGARWTVEAQGYRGFHEVEIFSAKNWWLRDPDDVLATCKQRHLACC
- a CDS encoding 3-ketoacyl-ACP reductase, whose product is MTTTTRPVALITGSTRGIGRQCAIELAKQGFNVAINGRDTPEGVLRQQELVDLLAGYGVEAIACSGNVAQLEQHQPMLDRILERWGRLDCLVNNAGTAAKQRGDLLDVSAENYQYCLDVNAQAMFFLSQRAARVMLQQGELNGRHRSIINITSCSASILSISRAEYCISKAAASMVTQLFALRLAEEGIGVYEIRPGIINTDMTRVVKPKYDRQIADGLVPMKRWGETQDVALAVQTAAAGKLPFTVGQIINVDGGLNVPHF
- a CDS encoding TetR/AcrR family transcriptional regulator, with protein sequence MAETAKSKRKRDPALTQARILAAASKEFAEKGFDGARVEQIASQADINKQLIYHYFNNKDELFTRVLEDAYRGIRKEEAALQLDHLPADQAILQLVDFTWHYYLEHPEFIRLLSSENQQKARHLKASRNIDDINLSWQGISQSLIERGEREGTVKAGLDAMQLNISISALGFFYLINCSTLSIVYQQDLTAPEALDNRLAAMRDAIACWIRPTPSPAY
- a CDS encoding Gfo/Idh/MocA family protein, whose amino-acid sequence is MATHSIGIIMHGVTGRMGKNQHLIRSIVAIRQQGGVALANGDRLMPDPILVGRNEEKVAALARKYRIERWTTDLEQALGNPQDVIFFDAATTQARPGLLKRAIAAGKHIYSEKPVAVGLEEALDLYRFAEERGVKHGVVQDKLWLPGLQKLQMLNQSGFFGKVLSVRGEFGYWVFDGDLQPAQRPSWNYRRQDGGGIILDMVCHWRYVIDNLFGEIKSLSCFGATHIPRRWDENGQPYAATADDAAYATFELRNGVVVQINSSWCVRVRRDDLVTFQVDGVNGSAVAGLTDCRTQSSVNTPKPVWNPDVRQTHDFYQDWALMPENQIYDNAFKAQWELFLRHVWGEGDFKWNLLEGAKGVQLVELALQSWRERRWIDVPALNHK